The genomic stretch GCGCTCGGCGCGCATGAGGGCGCGCCACGCGTCGGGGTCGCCGTGCTCCGCCGCGTGCTGCTTGTCCCCCTCGAAGTAGTAGCAGCCCTCGCAGCGGATGTTGCAGCGGCGGGTCATGTCGTAGGTGGACTCGCGGAGGAAGAAATAGCGCCGCACGCGCTCCCACCGGGCCCTGACCTCCGGTTCCGCGGTCAGGGCCGCGAACGTCCACTCCGCCATCGTGCGGGCTAGGCCCCGGCCGCCAGCTTGCCGTGGATGTACTGGGAGATCAGGCGCAGGGTCTTGAGCTTCGGGTAGTCGTCCTCGTCGATGCGTACGCGGTACTGGTCGCGCAGCACCAGCGCCACGGTCGCCAGGTCCATGCTGTCGACGCCCACCTCGTCCACGAGGTCCAGGTCGGGGTCGAAGGTCTCGGGAGTTACGTCCTCGAGCTTCAGCTCCCTGATCATGATCCCGGCGATGTTGAGGATCAACTGGTCCAGTTCCATTGCTACAGCCATATCCCCCCCGTCTTCCTGTCTGCTTCCGTCGGCACCCTGCGCCGGAACGCCCCCCCCGGGCCGTTCGTCCGCCACGCAGCCGTCGTCGCGCTAACGCTCCACGCTCTTGACCACCATCGTCCCGCTGCACACCGGCGTCTCCCCCCTGGTGATCCGGAAGGCGTACGCCCCGTCGCGGCCGGGGCGCGGCTCGGCCGACACCTGCAGCTGCTCGCCCGGCAGGATCATCTGCTTGAAGCGGACGCGGCTGACTTCCGCCACCCGCGCGGGCAGGCCCAGGGCGGACTGGATTAGATCGGCGACCATCGCCAGCTGCGCGATTCCCGGCAGCACCGGCTGACCGGGAAAATGGCCGTCAAACCAGGGAGAATCAGCGGGGACCCACACGTCAACCATTAGAGCGCAATCGCCTCGTCGTATGTCGGCTGCCTTGTACCACAGAGGATTTGTTCCTGCAAATTGTTCGCTCATCGCCGATATCCGCGTGCGCGGATCGAAGGCGCCGGCCTGTCACCGCGCGTCAAACCTGTCATCGCGTCCCCATTGTACCGCCGTACGCGCAGATCGTGGTCATCGCACGAGGTGCTCCCACAGGGGGCCGGACCGGCCGCGCTGGTGCATACGCTGGAGGATGGCCGTCGCGGCGTCCCCGCCGGAGGCCTCGACCCAGTTGTCCCGCCCCCGGGCCCGCTTGGCCAGGGCCTGCGCGATCGCGGGAAGGGTGATCCCCGCCGGCTGGTAGAACACCGGTTCCACGATGTTCGCTCCGGCGGCGATCTGCCCCTCCCGCACGGCCAGTTCGTGCAGGGGCGTGTTCGGGTAGATGCGCATGCCGCCGAAGAGGAAGAGAACGGTCCTCTCGAGCGTCTCGATCTGCGCCAGGGTGTCGGCGAACGTCTCCTCCGTCTCACCGGGGCCGCCGAAGAGGAGGTAGTGGGCCACGTGCAGGCCGGCGGCCCGCGCGGCGCGGTGGGCGGCCAGCACCTCGCTGCGGCGGAAGGGCTTGCCGTAGGCCTTCAGGACGCCGTCCGTCAGGGACTCCGTGCCGAATTCCACGTGCCTGAGCCCGCAGGCGGCCATGGTCTCGAAGTAGCCCTCCGGCAGGGCGACGGGCGCGAAGAAGCCGCCCCAGGGGATCGTGAGGCCGTGCTCCCGGAAGGCGCGGGCGACCTCCAGGCTGTGTCCCACGTCGGCGTTGAACGCCGAGTCGGTGATGAAGAGGTACCGGGCCCCCGCCTCCTGGAGCCGCAGGGCGGTGGCCGCCACCTCGTCGACCGGCGCGTGGCGCAGGCGCCGGCCCTCGATGCGCGGGTAGGTGCAGTAGACGCAGCGGAACGGGCAGCCGCGCTTGGTCTGGAGATTGAGCATGCCGCCGTTGCGCAGGTAGAAGTCCACGTGCCCGGCCCGCGCGTCGAAGCGGCGCCTGACGGACTGCGGCCAGGGCTCCGGCGCGGGCAGCGGCGGCCCCGCGTCCGCCCCGCTCCGGGTCACGACGCCCGGCAGGCCGGCCGGGTCCAGCCCCGCGGCCAGCGCCTCGAGCAGCGCTTCGAGCCGCTCGCCCTCGCCGACTATTCCGTAGTCGGCCTCCAGCAGTTCCATGGCTTCGCCCGGGAAGATCGTGAAGCCGCTGCCCCCCAGCACGATCGGCGCCCCGCTGCAGCGGCGGACGCGAAGGGCGAGCTGGCGATAGTCCCCCATGTAGCTGCGGGGGGCGCGGCTGTCGGTGTTGTCTGCGTTGCGGAGCGAGAGCCCGATGACTTCGGGGCTCCATTCGGCGACGGCGCGCTCCAGCGCCTGGTCCTCGCCCAGACAGTTGAGGTCCAGGCAGCGCACCTCGTGCCGCGCGGAGATGGACCCCGCCACGTAGTCGAGGCCCAGCGGGTAGACCGGGAACGGCTCGCGCACGGTGTTGACGGAGAGCAGGAGCACTCTCATCGCGGCCCGACCATCACGGCGGAGGAGGAGAGGCCGAGGCCCAGCAGCAGGACGCCCCGGCCGCCGAGGGGGACATCGACCCCGCCGGCGAGGGCGGCCGGGACGAGCTGGTCCCGGACCATCCGGTGCGCGAGGACCGCCGCAACCGCCGAGGCCGCGCCGAACTGACCGATGGCGCGGCGATAGTCGATCACGGGCCTATCGAAGCCGCTGGCCGCCACGAAGGCCGCCAGGTCGCGGGAGGCCGCCTCGGCGTGCCCGGCGGGGATGCCGGCGAGGATGGCGCCGACGGTGTTGCGGACGTTCCCGGCCCCACCCGCGGCCTCGAGCAGCGCCTGCATCGCGTCCGCCCCCGAATCGCCGCGATACGCCAGGAGGGCGACCGTGGGCTCGTCGCCGCGCGCCCGCCGCAGCAGCAGCGCCCCGCCCCCGTCGGCCGGCGGGGTGCCGCGCACCGAGTCGTCGAACAGCGGCGCCAGCGACGGATGGCCCTCGTCGACGCCGAGCACGAGGACCGCCTGGCCGGGGTCGCCCGCCAGCAGATCGGCCGCCAGCAGCGCCTGCTCGAAGGAGGCGT from bacterium encodes the following:
- a CDS encoding phosphopantetheine-binding protein; this encodes MAVAMELDQLILNIAGIMIRELKLEDVTPETFDPDLDLVDEVGVDSMDLATVALVLRDQYRVRIDEDDYPKLKTLRLISQYIHGKLAAGA
- a CDS encoding lipid biosynthesis B12-binding/radical SAM protein; translated protein: MRVLLLSVNTVREPFPVYPLGLDYVAGSISARHEVRCLDLNCLGEDQALERAVAEWSPEVIGLSLRNADNTDSRAPRSYMGDYRQLALRVRRCSGAPIVLGGSGFTIFPGEAMELLEADYGIVGEGERLEALLEALAAGLDPAGLPGVVTRSGADAGPPLPAPEPWPQSVRRRFDARAGHVDFYLRNGGMLNLQTKRGCPFRCVYCTYPRIEGRRLRHAPVDEVAATALRLQEAGARYLFITDSAFNADVGHSLEVARAFREHGLTIPWGGFFAPVALPEGYFETMAACGLRHVEFGTESLTDGVLKAYGKPFRRSEVLAAHRAARAAGLHVAHYLLFGGPGETEETFADTLAQIETLERTVLFLFGGMRIYPNTPLHELAVREGQIAAGANIVEPVFYQPAGITLPAIAQALAKRARGRDNWVEASGGDAATAILQRMHQRGRSGPLWEHLVR